The segment tttatgaaattagtttaTGGAATATGGgccaaaaataataattatattaatgcaCTAACGCCTCGCTAGTTAGAAGTATTACAGTTCTAATATATCTCTTAATACATTATAATTTTTctgtattttataaaataattaaattataaaaatatcatttatatatattttcgaTTAAATTTCACTCTCATAaggtttctttttaattttttttctattttgcagATAAAATCATCATGATAATTTAAAAATTGTAGATAAAATCATTTTAATTTCTTGAATAATTATATCTTGAAAGGTCAACGCTCTCATCTATTTTTGGGTTCTTTCTCTTTCTCTTGTTATTcatcaatttttttaataaataattattaaatttaaatattagttaaatcagattttaaaattattgagCATTGAACCCTAAGTattgaatttaatattttgaaacaaaCATTTTATATTTTGCAATTGAATTCCTCAACTAAGATTTATGGTATACCTATCGAAATTCTGAATTTATGGAAAAATTGATACTTTATAAAATAatacttatattttatttatttaacacattaaccaaataaaataacatatattaattaCATGATTAACAATCTATCTACGGAGACATGAAATATCCCGGAGCAATTACCaaatcaaacattcataacaAGCAACGGTAATTGCGACAAGTTCATTGACTCGAAATCAATTAATTTTGTGTTTGTAATTAACATATGATTTTAATTGTTATGTTGTCTTGGAAAATAGAATATTgatattatcatttatttcattttaaattgaaTCACCAAGcaaatttatatttcattataaatataaattacattattttatttcaGCTCGTTTAGggcaatttaaatttaaaaagaaaaagaaaaaaaaccacaACATTGATAAAGTGATTTACACAAATCAAATCCCAAATTTCCATGAATTGGCTTCTGAAATAAAACATACATAAAACAAGACAAGTATAAGATTGACATTATAATTTGAATATCAGAAGGTTACAAGCTACAAACATGTAGAAATTTGGTATAAATGATGACCTATAATCCTATATGAATAACAAAAACAAACAAGATGATCTTACAAGTTACAACCAACAATTATTTATATGATCATTGATGAACCAATCAAATCATATACCACTTTGCAAATTACcatgtgaaagaaaaataaattccCCCAAAATTGACAAAATGAATGAATGAACTAGGCTTCATGCCCAATCACAAATTGCACCTTCCAATATCAAACTCACAGTTCACAAGCTTTTGTTCTTTGCTGCCATAGCAAACAACCAGCCACACACTCAAAAAAAGTCCATGGACAAAAATATAAGACCTGCAATAACACAAAAGATCAAACACCATGGTCATCTTCAGTCCGATCAGTGATTGAAAGAAATCATATATCAAACAAGATAAATAGCCACATGACCCAACGGGGAAAAATAGGTTGAATGATCGGCTAATATAGAACCAAAACATAATTTCAGTTTGTATCTGATGAAAACTATTTTTCATACTGTGATTTTAAAACAGGGTTCGTATTTTATAGTAAATGGTTATCACGGAAATTGTTGATAAAAGAAGTTGAAGAGTAAAAAGCTTTACCTATCTTAGTAGCACAAAAACACTTATCTTGGAAAATGAATAAAATAGAACCGAAGCACTTGTCTAGTGCCCCGAAAGAATACTGATTCAACAGAAAACTTAAAAATTCTCCAAAATAGAAAGAAGCTTTGGAGCGCGGCGACGAAACAATGGTTCTAGCCGGAATGATGGAACACCAGTCTGCCACCTTTTTACATCATACATTTCATTCCATGCCTGTACAATCTCATCAATTTTGAAACCTAAGCCTGCAATAAAATGGGGAATTTCCTCCTAAGAAAATTTTCCTAAGAACAAAACAAGTGAAGTAAGAGAAGTTTACAGATGATTCTTTGTAGATACCTTCTGATGCAGTCTGGTTCGAACAGTGATTCTTAATCATAACAGCTAAATCTATTGGAGAAGCTCCAGCAAGTTCAAATTTCTCAACTGCAACCTCCAAACATTCCTCCCAAGTTGGCAACCCAATCTTGTATTCCACAACGGAACGCTCATAAAGTAAGGTGCCCCATAACAGGTATATCTGTGAACTCATGTTTGCAGCCTTCTCAGCAGCTTCCTCAGCAGAGACATCTTTAAACAGCTCATCTAACCCCATTTTCTGCAACTGGGTGTTATACTTATCAATTTTGGAGAGTCCATTTAGCCGTTGCTCCTCCATTTCCTCCCAAATCTGCATGCCCTTCTCCATGCTGTCCTCTGCCTTGTTATAAAGCTTCAAGACCTCCTCAGAAGGTCCACTTTCTAAATTAATCTTGCTAGCAACTGCATGGTACCAGTGGAGTTTTGCTTGCTCAAACTGCTGTTGCCCCAACGCAAGAAGACCTTCATGAAAATCTGGTTTAATTTTCAATGCTTCCTCGTACCTCTTTGCCGCCAATACATATTCTTTCTGTGCCCACTCATACGCAATCTTCACCTGGGCTAGCATAGATTCCCTTGAACCGTCATCTGTTAAGATGACATGTTTCCTTGCCCTGGACATGTGAACATTTCCCCAATTGAACAATGCCAGAGCTGCCATCTCTTGGAACTTAtctgcaacgatttcaaaaagcTCCTGCGCATCTTCACTTGTCACAGTATCAGCCATTGCTTCCGAGTATAATCTCATCCCAAGTTCATGAAGATCCAAGTACGAATCAGAATCAAACCCGACATGGTTCTTGAAAAGTAGTGCAAACTGGACAATCCAATCCTCCATAGATTTTCCTTTTATAGCTTCACCATTCTCAACAACATCACTCAATTTCTCTTCACCCTTCACCATGTCCTCTTTACTTACTCCTTCATAAGCTGGTTCCTGGTCTGGACTAACTTCAACAATAAAGAACCTTAGTGATCCTCCTGATAGACCACCGACTGACTCAGCTAACCTAAGATCATCTGTTGAAGTCATCGTAACCAGATCACCCTCTGGATCCATGTATTTCACAAGAATACCCTGCAGGCCAGGAAACCTATCTCGAATAATATCCCTCACCAAATTAACAGTACAATTCACAGGTAATTGAGCCCACCTAATATCATCCCCGAACACCAACTTCACTGTCTTTGTAATCGCTTTTTCTTCCTCAACAGTCTTCTTCTCTTCCTCAACAGTCTTCACAACAATCTCTTTGTCCTTGACCTCCTTGACAACACTAACCTTATCCTCCGCCttcttctcttctgtaactttaTCATCAGTCTTCTCATCTTTCTCAACAAACTTTCctttgtttttcttcttcttcaacttCTCTTGCACCACTTTTCGCAACCGTGAAGCCCCGGAGGGATCATTATCAAAGAAACCAGGTTCATTTTCATTAACAGTAACACCCTTCTCATCCATAGCCTTTTTCACGCTGTCTAAAACCTCCAAAGCAGACGAATTATTGGGTTCAATGGTTAAAACATTATAAACGTCCCTATAAGCTAAATCCAATCTATTCAAAGTTTCATAACACCTAGCTCTTCTCAACAAAGCTTTGGTGTATTTAGGAGAAACCTCTAAAGCCAAATTACATTCATTAATAGCGCGAGGGTACTCGCCGAGACCCAATTGCATATAACAAGCAGCCATGTTGCTGCGCAAATGAGCGACATCGATATGGGCTTTAGGGAGGAGGTTAAGGGCTTTTTCGTACTTTAACATCGCGCCTTCATGGTCGCGTTTCTGAAAGAGTCGGTTACCTTCTTCTTTAAGCTCTTGGGACATGTTGATGAAGATTGCCGTGTCCTCATCGAAAGCTTTGGACGTCCGATCAGCGGCGGCGCCTTTGTTCTGCTTGTTGGCTTCCATGACTTTCTTGCCTGTTTCTTGAAACTTCTTCTTCCCGGTTGGCTTCCCCATTTTCTTGGATTGAGGGAAATCCCAAAACAAGAAGAATAACAAAGAAAAACAatctgataataataataataatttttaggaACTTGTAATATAAAAGAGGAATATTCTTTCTTAAAATATGCCGATCATGGGTGTTTTATTAACGGCAGCAGAAATGAAAATTGAAAGGGAAGAAATTTGTTATTAATGTTCATTTTAATCTTTGTCTGATTAGGGTTAGGCTGTCAGGACAAAAGGTCAACGTGTTTTTGTCAGGCCAAGATAAGCTCCCACAGTCAACCAACTTTGAATAGTTTATTTTTCGTTCGAACAAACTTCTTGTATACAGGCTTTATTTTTATGATATGAAGCCCGATTTTCTTAATATATCCAAGCCCATATTATTATTAATCAATGTGAAACCAAACATCATGGGCTCATGGCAAACCAAATTCCCCTCCAAAACAATTTCTTGCATCTCATTATGCAAGTCTTTTTAACATTACAACATACAATACAAATCCCACACATTAAATCTAACTGCCATTGCCAGGCTCATTTACTGTACCAGTAATACAAGGCCACTAGTAGCAGCAATAACTTGACTGAATACCACTTTTGAACCTGGATTCTTTGATGAATGGCGAGGATTGGTTACAACATAGAGCCAATACAGCATTCCCGTCCCAGCAAAGTGAAGAAAAAAACTTCTATCAACACTCAAGAGTCTTTGTCTGTTTCAGCACCCTCATTTATCTGCTTTGTGTAAAGGCGATGGCGTCTTTCTCGCCCATATATTACCCAGAAGATTAAAGAAAGCATAACTGCTGTTGATACCATTACCAGCCCTATATACACCCATCTACTATATCGCCGTAATCCAGGGCAGTGTTCTACATAAACGCCTGTAAAAGTTTCCCTCACGAATGTGCAGTCTTGTAGCTGAACGAGGAAAGGAGCATAATTGTACAAAGCAGAGCCCACATTCACTGCTGCTGTCATCTGGTCATACAATGCCGGGGTTATTCGTCCGGTTGTAGTGCATATTCCAGTTGGAGAAACTTGGCAGACGTAGTTCCTCCATACCTGTAGTAAATgataatgtctttaaaataaatcaatgttttttttttttaagtaaaagATAACATCCAAGACTGTTTGCATGTTAATAAAGCATTGATGTTGCAGGGTCTAATGAATACCTCAGTTGCATTATCTGCATTTAATTCACCAGCAGTGCAAGTTCGCTCAGTAAGGTCAGCAGAAAATGGATTGCAGAGTACCGGCACCAATGGACCAGATTGATTGAAGTACATGGTTGGAAAGTTTGGTGAAAAATTAATATTCGAAACATTGGTTATGACCGTGTTAATCACTTCGACCAGCTGAGAAGTAACTTCCCTGCTTTTCAACAATGTTTCTTGGGTTGTAGCATTGTCAACGCAAGGCAGTATATCGTCTAAAGCTGTATGAGCAGTGGGGTTTTGCATCCAATCGTGCATTGCAACACAAGTATCTGCCGCCACACTAGCACCTCAAACAAAATATCAGTCAAGTTTTAAAATCCTAAGCAGTAAGTCGTAGAAATATAGGTTGAGCCATATAAGAACTTACTTATGGAGGACAAGGAATGTACCACAAAGAATGAAAGTTCCAGTGACAAGCAACCAGCCTAATATCACCAGGCTGAAACAGATAAAAGTTTAAAACCCTTTTGTTAAGAAACATCCGCGTTTGAATCCAAATAACTGCGGAGAaccaaatatcatttcccacacCATTAACTTACATGTAAACAAGAAGCTGCATCCCGAAAATTGAAAATACTGAAACAAAAAGTAGAGTTGCATAAATAAATCGACTAACAAACTGTAAACTCtggaaaaaaaggaagaaaaaattccAAACCATTGGGACTTACACAATCCAAGAAATGTCAATACAAGCATGATAGCAGCTATTACAATAAGAGCCACTCTCCTATAAGAACATTGAAATGCAGCTTTAATGAACGAAGTTTTACTTGGCTTacactaatatatatacataggtGAATATCAGAATCTCACTTACACAGAATCTAGGAGGTCTCGAATATCATCCGAATTATCCACCGTCTTGTCAGCTAGAGTGCTTGCAGAAGAATTAATTTTCGTTCCTATCTCATCGATATCAGTTTGGACATTAGAAGGTAGAAAAACTTTATCGACTCCGACCTGTTTAGCTGTCGCTAGAGAGTCAGACACATCCTTGAGTTTCCTGACGGTCATATCTGCTTGATTTACGACATATTGTAATGTTTTTGTAGTGCTACTATGAAACCTATCCTGACCAACATATAGGACAATGCAGCCAAGTCTGAAACAAAAAACAAACATTAGCACGTAGAACAAGCATGACTTTAATATTCAACATGAAAACGACAAGAGAGAAGAAGATGCATTTACATTGCAGCAATTGTGAACAACACGAGGAATACGAGAGAGGTTGCATAAGCAATTTGGGAATATCCATACGGCTGCCTTTTACAGCAGAAATAAAAGATACAAACAAGCAATAAGCAAAGCCCAAAGCCAACAAACCAGATAGCAGCAATTGCAAATAGGGGAACTGCTGTATAAGCCACAGACTGCACTTGAACAATAATGGAAATGATTAGTCAGGAATCAGGTCATAAATCTTAAACTAATAGGTAGTCGAATACTGCCATGCTTTATTTTAGAATAGAAGGAAATGGTTAGTTCCGATTCATGTTATCTAAAGATTCGTTGGAAGAAACTTGTCCTTTCTTCCCCTAGTTACATTAGAAAGCAAATATTTGTCACGTATCTAAACTTAAACTAATAACAGCAAGGTACGTCAGATGCACCAGATATCTGTCTATCTTAGGAAGATTTTACGTTAAAGAATTTATTAGTTGAAAATGTTTGGTACCATTAATTACTGGTATAAATCTTGGGTTTGGATAAACTTACAGCCCAGTAATGTCGTTCCCTAATATCCCATCCTCCTGTGTATCTCTTGAACCCATTAAGAGGATCTTTTCTGTAAGTCCTTTCAGCAGCCAAAGCAAGGGATGAAGTAGTGACCTCCAATGGGGGCAGAGGTTGACCGATCGGCACGTCTACCACAGACCTCCTTGTGATCCCCCATGAAAGCTCCACCGCACTCTTTGCTTCACTTCCATTTACTTTCCCTGAAAATGaatgttaaaataagtaataaaattacagtcacattctttttttttttttcagcccCACTGCTTAAAAGCGTTATGCTTGTACTGTTTCTAGTAAACTTTTCTTGTAGTATTTTCTTTTCGAAACCAGACAAGAATGAACGAGAAAAAGACGGGGTAGCTGACAGAGAACTGAAAAAGTGAAGTACCTGAAGTGAGCTGCTGTGCGAGGGGTGTGGGAGAGAGAGAAACAGAAACTCCATGGGAGAATGTTAAGAAGGTTGAGAGGAAGAGGAATGTGATCATCACAGGAGTAAATGATAGTGAACTCCAAGATAAATTCATCACCATTGTTACttgggaaaaaaaaagagaaattaacAGCAGAAAGAGACAGAAAAATGACAGAAAATTAAAGAGAGGGAAGGATTAAGGAGTGTACAGTAGTAGTAGTATTAGTAGTAGTAAATAGTTAAGCTTTGTTGGGGAAGAGCAAGGAAAGATAAAAAGCATTGGATACTTCACAAATGACAATGGCAGACATTTTTACAGATTAAACACTTTGTACTGTCATCCTTCATTGTATTTGAAAAAGGCAATTGAGACA is part of the Gossypium arboreum isolate Shixiya-1 chromosome 5, ASM2569848v2, whole genome shotgun sequence genome and harbors:
- the LOC108470528 gene encoding protein PHOX4-like, which translates into the protein MGKPTGKKKFQETGKKVMEANKQNKGAAADRTSKAFDEDTAIFINMSQELKEEGNRLFQKRDHEGAMLKYEKALNLLPKAHIDVAHLRSNMAACYMQLGLGEYPRAINECNLALEVSPKYTKALLRRARCYETLNRLDLAYRDVYNVLTIEPNNSSALEVLDSVKKAMDEKGVTVNENEPGFFDNDPSGASRLRKVVQEKLKKKKNKGKFVEKDEKTDDKVTEEKKAEDKVSVVKEVKDKEIVVKTVEEEKKTVEEEKAITKTVKLVFGDDIRWAQLPVNCTVNLVRDIIRDRFPGLQGILVKYMDPEGDLVTMTSTDDLRLAESVGGLSGGSLRFFIVEVSPDQEPAYEGVSKEDMVKGEEKLSDVVENGEAIKGKSMEDWIVQFALLFKNHVGFDSDSYLDLHELGMRLYSEAMADTVTSEDAQELFEIVADKFQEMAALALFNWGNVHMSRARKHVILTDDGSRESMLAQVKIAYEWAQKEYVLAAKRYEEALKIKPDFHEGLLALGQQQFEQAKLHWYHAVASKINLESGPSEEVLKLYNKAEDSMEKGMQIWEEMEEQRLNGLSKIDKYNTQLQKMGLDELFKDVSAEEAAEKAANMSSQIYLLWGTLLYERSVVEYKIGLPTWEECLEVAVEKFELAGASPIDLAVMIKNHCSNQTASEGLGFKIDEIVQAWNEMYDVKRWQTGVPSFRLEPLFRRRAPKLLSILENF
- the LOC108471304 gene encoding uncharacterized protein LOC108471304, translating into MVMNLSWSSLSFTPVMITFLFLSTFLTFSHGVSVSLSPTPLAQQLTSGKVNGSEAKSAVELSWGITRRSVVDVPIGQPLPPLEVTTSSLALAAERTYRKDPLNGFKRYTGGWDIRERHYWASVAYTAVPLFAIAAIWFVGFGLCLLLVCIFYFCCKRQPYGYSQIAYATSLVFLVLFTIAAILGCIVLYVGQDRFHSSTTKTLQYVVNQADMTVRKLKDVSDSLATAKQVGVDKVFLPSNVQTDIDEIGTKINSSASTLADKTVDNSDDIRDLLDSVRVALIVIAAIMLVLTFLGLLFSIFGMQLLVYILVILGWLLVTGTFILCGTFLVLHNVAADTCVAMHDWMQNPTAHTALDDILPCVDNATTQETLLKSREVTSQLVEVINTVITNVSNINFSPNFPTMYFNQSGPLVPVLCNPFSADLTERTCTAGELNADNATEVWRNYVCQVSPTGICTTTGRITPALYDQMTAAVNVGSALYNYAPFLVQLQDCTFVRETFTGVYVEHCPGLRRYSRWVYIGLVMVSTAVMLSLIFWVIYGRERRHRLYTKQINEGAETDKDS